One Coffea arabica cultivar ET-39 chromosome 5c, Coffea Arabica ET-39 HiFi, whole genome shotgun sequence DNA window includes the following coding sequences:
- the LOC113689128 gene encoding F-box protein CPR1-like, with the protein MSIPSLPDDLIPEFLARLSPTPLMRFRCVSKSWRALIDSPEFKRMQLRHSTLHYNASDYVFRVHHASGYRICAARWDSAANFQNTLRAIKGSPLSEIALENSRLVGTCNGLICMEVKATPTRVILWNPWIRKSFELPYSRVQSKLSGYLRTLNRSFHYGFGYDDYTDDYKLVRLVQHQVSLHAPAWCEVKVYSLKSNSWKRLPEFPYAVSQGSQRSSGVLCNHALHCIVQGDSIAAIDLKSEEYRLVPMPEILTDKCWWDLGLLEGCLCILSTVYSDPNGTFVLLWVMKDYGRKDSWTKTLRVPVTKFYSTGYIDPIGYSEAKKQLVLHKKNQCFMWFYTEKARLCGETARIPCLYSTMEGCVCAGSLVQPFGGYGIKKGIKRTRK; encoded by the coding sequence ATGTCAATCCCAAGTTTACCAGATGATTTAATACCTGAATTTCTTGCAAGATTGTCACCTACTCCACTTATGCGATTTAGATGCGTATCGAAATCATGGCGTGCTTTAATAGACAGTCCTGAGTTCAAACGGATGCAACTGAGGCATTCAACTTTGCACTACAACGCCAGCGACTACGTTTTCAGGGTTCACCATGCATCCGGTTACAGGATTTGTGCTGCACGATGGGATTCAGCGGCAAACTTCCAGAATACTTTGAGAGCGATAAAAGGGTCCCCTCTTTCAGAGATCGCTTTGGAAAATTCTAGGCTAGTTGGCACTTGCAATGGCCTGATTTGCATGGAGGTTAAGGCTACTCCCACTAGGGTGATTCTGTGGAATCCCTGGATTAGGAAGAGTTTTGAATTACCTTATTCTCGGGTCCAAAGTAAGTTGTCTGGTTACTTGAGAACCCTAAATAGATCCTTCCACTATGGTTTCGGGTATGATGATTATACAGATGATTACAAGTTGGTGAGGTTAGTTCAACATCAAGTATCTCTCCATGCACCGGCTTGGTGTGAAGTTAAGGTTTATAGTTTGAAATCGAATTCTTGGAAAAGGCTTCCGGAATTTCCATATGCCGTTAGCCAAGGAAGTCAAAGATCCAGCGGAGTTCTCTGTAATCATGCCTTGCATTGCATTGTGCAGGGGGATTCTATTGCAGCTATTGATCTTAAAAGTGAGGAATATAGGCTTGTGCCAATGCCTGAGATTTTGACTGATAAATGTTGGTGGGATTTGGGGTTATTGGAAGGTTGCCTCTGCATACTTTCTACAGTGTATTCTGATCCTAATGGCACATTCGTTCTATTATGGGTAATGAAGGATTATGGAAGAAAGGATTCTTGGACAAAGACTTTACGTGTTCCAGTAACAAAATTTTACTCAACTGGCTATATCGATCCTATTGGGTATTCAGAAGCCAAAAAACAACTTGTTTTGCACAAGAAAAATCAGTGTTTTATGTGGTTCTACACTGAAAAAGCGAGGCTGTGCGGCGAGACGGCCAGGATTCCCTGTCTATATTCTACAATGGAAGGATGCGTTTGTGCTGGCAGCCTTGTGCAGCCTTTTGGAGGTTATGGAATCAAGAAAGGAATCAAACGCACCAGAAAGTGA